Proteins found in one Dehalococcoidales bacterium genomic segment:
- the nrdR gene encoding transcriptional regulator NrdR — MKCPYCKSADLKVIDSRDVNEGIRRRRQCLSCNSRFTTYERIQPSSLFIIKKDMRREEFNKEKLLSGIQKACGKRPLPIGAIQELADNIEAELYGLGKSEIDSSKVGDMVMEGLRKMDYIAYIRFASVYRDFSDITDLKHEIDALVNAGIIKKNKAGGQLTLLPDDTTGKNIRKAEK; from the coding sequence ATGAAATGCCCCTATTGTAAAAGCGCAGATTTAAAAGTGATTGATTCCCGTGACGTCAACGAAGGCATCAGGCGACGCAGGCAATGCCTTAGTTGTAATTCAAGGTTTACTACCTACGAAAGAATACAGCCCAGCAGCCTTTTTATTATCAAAAAGGATATGCGGCGGGAAGAATTTAACAAAGAAAAACTGCTTTCGGGGATTCAGAAAGCCTGCGGAAAGCGACCGCTGCCTATCGGAGCGATTCAAGAGCTTGCCGATAACATCGAAGCCGAGTTATACGGTTTGGGGAAAAGCGAGATAGACAGTTCTAAAGTTGGTGATATGGTAATGGAAGGGTTACGCAAAATGGATTACATTGCCTATATCAGATTCGCCAGCGTCTATCGTGATTTTAGTGATATTACCGATTTAAAACACGAAATAGATGCCTTGGTTAATGCCGGAATAATCAAAAAAAATAAGGCCGGCGGGCAATTGACCCTTTTGCCCGATGATACAACAGGAAAAAATATCCGGAAGGCGGAGAAATAG